CTCCGTGTAAGCAGGTTCAGCCCCAGAACCAGCGCGACGACGATCAGTATCGGCTGCATAAGAATGAAGGGCGCATCGTAGATGTAAGGGAAGAGTTCCGTCATCATAAGTCCAAGTTCGGAAACAGGGGGTCGTACGCCCACATTGACAAACCCGAGCGCTGCCAGCGCGAGGATGGCATTACCCGCTCCCAAGGCTGCAAGAGGCAGGATGCTGGAAGCCAACCCCGGCCATATGTGCTTACGGAAGCAGTACCACGTTCCGAAGCCGAGCAACCGGGATGATTCAAGATGGGGACTGGCGCTCAGGACACGAGTCTGGGCGCGTACCACACGAAAGTACTCAAGCCACAGCACCAGGGAGATGCCCACGTACAGAACCAGAAACGATCCGGGGCTGATTGTGGCGATAAGCATGATGAGCATCAATCCCGGCAAGGCGGCCACAACATCAGCCGCAAAAGAAATAGCCTTGTCCGTTAATCCACCTTTCCACCCCGCGATGACCCCGAAGATCAAGCCGGGTACAACAGCAGTGAAAACACTGATGAGGGCAAGCGACATGGAGAGGCGAATGGCCGCTCCAATACGGGAGAACATACTTCTGCCCAGATGGTCTGTCCCGAACGGCTCTACCCATGACGGCCCGTGGAGCGCGTTATACAAGTCTGTTTGCTGAGCCGGAACATCATGCACAAGAGGTTGGAGAACTCCCAGCAGAATCACGGCGAGAAGAATGCCCGCTCCGACCTGCTGTGTCCTGTTCAGTTTATTGAAATAGGAAATGACGTCGGTCATGATTTGCGCTCCCTGGGATCGACCCAGCGATAGAGTATGTCGAGCAGTGTGTTAAGCAGTATGAAGCTGAGGGCCAGTGTCATGCACGTCCCCTGAATCATGGGAATGTCCCGGGCAAAGATAGCATGCGCCATCGAGTGACCTATGCCGGGCCATGCGAACAGAGTTTCCACGATAACAAGACCTTCTACCAGATAGACAAGCTGAACGCCGTGGTAGGCAATGACCGGAATGGACATGTTCCGCATCCCGTGACGCAACAGAGACTGACACCAACCCAAGCCTTTGAGGCGTGAGAACTCGAAGTAATCCTGTTCCATGACATCTTTCAATGAAGCGCTGGTAATGCGAACGGATACCGTAATGAGGGGAAGAGCCAGTGTTAATGCCGGTAATACGTAGTTGATAGGCTCGCCGCAGCCTGCAGCGGGCAGAACATCCAGCCAGATGGCAAATACCACAATGAGCACAATGCCGATGACATAGGACGGAATGGATCGGGTAGCCACGGAGAGAGCCACAGATAAACGATCCACCGTTCGGCTTCTGGTAAACGCTACCAAGACACCGAGGGTCGGGCCGACAATGGCGGCAATGGCAATGGCGGCCAGAGCAAGGGTCAACGTGCTGCCGAACTCATGTTTCAAAATGTCAGTGATCGGGGCACCACTTACCATCGACTCCCCGAGGTTCCATTGCAACAAATCCATGAGCCAGTGGAAATAGGCTGAAATCGAGGATTGTCCCAATCCTAATTCCTGACGCACGAGTTCCGCCGCGGCAGTATCGACCATGTCATGACCGTATCTGCCGGCAGCGATGCGATAACCCATGTCACCCGGAAGCGCCTTGGTCAGCACAAAAGTCAATGTGCCGACGACGAACAAAGCCAATGAAGACTGTAACACTAGGTTTCTTACGAGGCGTACCATCTAATGATCCCAGCGCATTTCGGAAATACGGTAGCTGCGTTCCAGCGAATCGAGGGAGAAGCCGACGATATCATTAGCATAGGCTGCCGAATGAACGTAGGAAACGACCGGAATGGTTGGCATTTCGTCATGCAAGATAGTGCAGACGGTCTTCACGTGTTCAGCGTACTTTTCCGGAGTAGTTGTTTTTTGAATAGCAGCAAGGGATTTCTGCATGACCGGACTGTTCCAGTTCATAGCCCCCCAATCGCCACCTTCCGGAGCATAATCCATCAAAATCGAACCGAGAGGATCGGATATCAACCCGTAGTTTCGAGCCATCAAACCCATTTCCAGTGTGCCCTCATTATGCCCCTGAGGAATCGCGCTGGAATTAGAGACAGCAATATTCAGTTTGATGCCCATTTTTCGCATCTGGTCCTGCAGAGCAGTCGCACACACGGGTAATTCAGGACGGTCGGAATAGGTGGTCATGGTGAACTCCAAAAGGGAGCCGTCTTTTTCAAGATAACCTTCACTGTTTTCTTTCCAGCCCTGTTTCATCATCAACGACTTATAGCTGCCAACGGTTGGATCCGGCTGTTCCAGTGAATCCAGATGCCAGATACCGAGAGCCGGTGGGAATAATTGTTGGGCTGCGGACTGCTCCTCACGCATAACGGTGAGGGCAATACCCTTGCGATCGAAGCCCTTACTGAGGGCCTTGCGGAGCTCAGGCGTATTCATCCCCGTATGTGTACAATTCATCTTAATGACAATGGTACGGGGCAACGGGGTCGTTGATACGCGGATTCGGTGGAACCGTTTCAGTCGCTGAAGTGTTACAGGATCAAGAGTAAAGATGATATCTGCGTCACCGCTTTGAGCCATGAGTGCGCGTGTTTCGTTTCTGGCGACGGCAAGATATTCGGCGGTTCGAATTTGTGAAACCGATCCCCAGTAGTCTCTAAATGCCCTGAGCTTGATCTTTTGCGGAAGCTCAAATCGAGTAACCTCGAAGGGACCGGTGGCTATGAGGCGGATCACATCACCGTTATTATCGTACGCGGCTGGCGCGAGGATACAGGCTGTATAGTGGGCTACTCCCGAAGCGAGCATAGCGCATGCTTCCGAGAGTTCGAAGATCACGTTATCGCCTTCCGCCCGTATGGATTTGATGGGCATTTTGCGGAGCATGCCCGGTTTGCCCAAGGATATGTTGAGGGAGTCAGCCACGTTTTGAGGGGTCACTTTCGACTTGTCGTGGTACCTTGCTCCCTTACGTATGGCGAAAGTCCACGTGAGGCCGTCTTCACTCGTGCTCCAACTTTCAGCCAGACATGGAATCAGGTTCCCGTCGTGGTCTACGGACGTCAGTGTTTCAACAATTTCCATACGTTGGAAAATAATGCCTGATTTGGCTGGGTCGATGCCTTTAATTTCCCATGGGGCAACGGCTACGAGGGTGCGTTGGTGGCTTAACGCCGGTTGGGAACCCATCAGTAAGATAAATACCGGAAGTGCTATTACAATGAACAGAGCACTCCATTTGATTTTGAATGAGGTAGAAAAAGTAATTGAAAGACCCTCCTTTGCTCACAGCCGATATATTCGATTGCACGCCTAAATATTACGAAATTCGATTCAGTAACACATTAGATGCACTATTTTAAAAAGAGTAACTATGTCAAGGCACAGATCTTAACTGCCCGTCACATTGCAAGATAACTTCCATCATCGCATAAGCGCGGTTAGCAATAAAAAGGCCCCTCGGAGAACACTCCGAGGGGCCTTTCATTTAATTATGGTTAACAACCACGTAAAAAACTTGCTTTGGGCTAACTACTGCTTACTCCAACAAGTTATTAATCTTACAGGCCGCACAAGCCGCTCCGAATCCGTTATCAATATTGACTACAGAAACACCACTCGCGCAGGAAGTGAGCATCCCGAGCAAGGCAGAAAGTCCGGAAAATGATGCTCCGTACCCGACTGATGTAGGAACCGCGATTATAGGCTGTGAGACAAGTCCCCCAATAACACTGGCTAATGCCCCTTCCATTCCGGCAATTACAATAAGCACACTGGCTTTGCGGAGTTGGGGAAGCTTATCCAGAAGGCGGTGGATACCGGCAACGCCTATATCGGAGATAACGGTGGCACGGCTACCGAACATTTCGCAGGTAACACGGGCCTCCTCCGCAACTGGTAAATCCGAAGTTCCGGCAGTAACAATAACGATCTCTCGTGATTTGAATTTTAGTGAACCGCGAATCAGGGCTAAGGTACGCCCCAATGCATTATAGCTGACGTCAGGACAGACTGATTGCACATGCGTTGCCATTGCCGGCGAAACCCGTGTAGCAAGAATGTTTGTGCTGCCGGACACCCCGAGGAAAATATCCCCGACCTGTTCAGGCGTCTTGCCTTCCGCGTAAATCACTTCAGGAAACCCATTGCGCAACGAACGGTGCAGGTCAAACTTGGTGTGTCCCAGATCTGCATAAGGCAGGTCACGTAACAGCTCTACACCTTCATCAATATCAACTTTGCCTTCCCTTACTGCAGACAAGAGTTCCTTTAATTTATTTTCCATAATTCAAATTATACCGTTTGTTCATTAAGGCTGCCCATACGATAACCAGCCATATCCAATGTGACATGGCGATATCCCAGCCTCTTGAGATGTGCATCAATCTGACGGCGTACATGTGGTGCAACCAAATCAGGAATTACCTCTTCAGTTACTTCAATACGGGCCAGTTCTCCATGACTGCGCAACCGGACAGAAGAAAATCCGATAGATTTAAGGAACAACTCCCCTTCTTCAATGCGCCGCAGTTCTGGTTCGTCTACGTCCGTATCATGAGGAATACGGGTTAACAGACAAGTTCCGTTCGGCTTGTTCCATGTTGGAAGAGCCTCTTCTTTAGACAACGCCCGAATCTCCTGTTTAGTCAGTCCAGCATCCTGCAAGGGACTACGGATTCCTAATTCCAGCAAAGCCTTACGCCCCGGACGGTGATCGTCCAGATCATCCATATTGGTTCCGTCCAGAATATGGTCAATCCCCTCCGCTTCAGCAATACTCTTGAGCTGCAGAAATAGTTCCCGCTTACAAAGGTAGCAGCGTTCTGCCGGATTGTTACG
This sequence is a window from Halodesulfovibrio aestuarii DSM 17919 = ATCC 29578. Protein-coding genes within it:
- a CDS encoding ABC transporter permease; its protein translation is MTDVISYFNKLNRTQQVGAGILLAVILLGVLQPLVHDVPAQQTDLYNALHGPSWVEPFGTDHLGRSMFSRIGAAIRLSMSLALISVFTAVVPGLIFGVIAGWKGGLTDKAISFAADVVAALPGLMLIMLIATISPGSFLVLYVGISLVLWLEYFRVVRAQTRVLSASPHLESSRLLGFGTWYCFRKHIWPGLASSILPLAALGAGNAILALAALGFVNVGVRPPVSELGLMMTELFPYIYDAPFILMQPILIVVALVLGLNLLTRSDTSWK
- a CDS encoding ABC transporter permease; translation: MVRLVRNLVLQSSLALFVVGTLTFVLTKALPGDMGYRIAAGRYGHDMVDTAAAELVRQELGLGQSSISAYFHWLMDLLQWNLGESMVSGAPITDILKHEFGSTLTLALAAIAIAAIVGPTLGVLVAFTRSRTVDRLSVALSVATRSIPSYVIGIVLIVVFAIWLDVLPAAGCGEPINYVLPALTLALPLITVSVRITSASLKDVMEQDYFEFSRLKGLGWCQSLLRHGMRNMSIPVIAYHGVQLVYLVEGLVIVETLFAWPGIGHSMAHAIFARDIPMIQGTCMTLALSFILLNTLLDILYRWVDPRERKS
- a CDS encoding ABC transporter substrate-binding protein, whose translation is MGSQPALSHQRTLVAVAPWEIKGIDPAKSGIIFQRMEIVETLTSVDHDGNLIPCLAESWSTSEDGLTWTFAIRKGARYHDKSKVTPQNVADSLNISLGKPGMLRKMPIKSIRAEGDNVIFELSEACAMLASGVAHYTACILAPAAYDNNGDVIRLIATGPFEVTRFELPQKIKLRAFRDYWGSVSQIRTAEYLAVARNETRALMAQSGDADIIFTLDPVTLQRLKRFHRIRVSTTPLPRTIVIKMNCTHTGMNTPELRKALSKGFDRKGIALTVMREEQSAAQQLFPPALGIWHLDSLEQPDPTVGSYKSLMMKQGWKENSEGYLEKDGSLLEFTMTTYSDRPELPVCATALQDQMRKMGIKLNIAVSNSSAIPQGHNEGTLEMGLMARNYGLISDPLGSILMDYAPEGGDWGAMNWNSPVMQKSLAAIQKTTTPEKYAEHVKTVCTILHDEMPTIPVVSYVHSAAYANDIVGFSLDSLERSYRISEMRWDH
- the larB gene encoding nickel pincer cofactor biosynthesis protein LarB, with product MENKLKELLSAVREGKVDIDEGVELLRDLPYADLGHTKFDLHRSLRNGFPEVIYAEGKTPEQVGDIFLGVSGSTNILATRVSPAMATHVQSVCPDVSYNALGRTLALIRGSLKFKSREIVIVTAGTSDLPVAEEARVTCEMFGSRATVISDIGVAGIHRLLDKLPQLRKASVLIVIAGMEGALASVIGGLVSQPIIAVPTSVGYGASFSGLSALLGMLTSCASGVSVVNIDNGFGAACAACKINNLLE
- the larE gene encoding ATP-dependent sacrificial sulfur transferase LarE, giving the protein MSRDKYETLLADLRSMERVLVAFSGGVDSVFLLHAANQALPGKVFAVTLSAPYTPQAEVKEAIALARDMNVRHELVNVSFPEELRNNPAERCYLCKRELFLQLKSIAEAEGIDHILDGTNMDDLDDHRPGRKALLELGIRSPLQDAGLTKQEIRALSKEEALPTWNKPNGTCLLTRIPHDTDVDEPELRRIEEGELFLKSIGFSSVRLRSHGELARIEVTEEVIPDLVAPHVRRQIDAHLKRLGYRHVTLDMAGYRMGSLNEQTV